One part of the Nostoc sp. PCC 7120 = FACHB-418 genome encodes these proteins:
- a CDS encoding HlyD family efflux transporter periplasmic adaptor subunit: protein MSRVTEERRSREQPLDLEQPKIWWGLAVALPVAVAAGLLATAKFEQLKRLGPSVPVKPVITSVSAVGRLEPQGEVIKLSAPVGGMQSASRVKQLFVKEGERVRKGQVIAILDNHDTQLAAVEEAKAKLLESRANLAQVRVGSPRDIQAQTAVIARLQAQLVGEMGAQQASITRIASQLSGEKVAQQALVNRLEAELVGQQDSLRATLNRIRAEQRNAQVDAGRYDFLYREGAISQQERDRRRLTATTANQQVIESQAALRQALATLRQQVAEARANQMKTLASLQQQLIEARVTRDKTITTLQRQIDEEKARLKRLVEVSPTDVQMAQAQVSNAIANVRRAEAELKLSYIQAPSAGEILKIYSKSGEAITADGIAEMGETEQMMIIAEVPEDSIGRVRIGQTVTANSDNGAFSGEIRGTVTEIGRKIGKKDVLNTDPAADVDARVVEVKIALSPEDSQKVSGLTYAKVVVDINK from the coding sequence ATGTCAAGGGTGACGGAAGAGCGTAGGTCAAGAGAGCAGCCACTTGATCTAGAACAACCTAAGATTTGGTGGGGTCTTGCTGTAGCCCTACCAGTAGCCGTGGCTGCGGGGTTACTAGCTACAGCTAAATTTGAGCAATTAAAAAGGCTAGGCCCATCCGTACCTGTTAAGCCAGTCATTACTAGTGTTAGTGCTGTGGGACGTTTAGAACCGCAAGGGGAAGTGATTAAACTTTCGGCTCCCGTCGGAGGAATGCAATCAGCCTCACGAGTTAAACAACTCTTTGTGAAAGAGGGAGAACGGGTTAGGAAGGGTCAAGTTATAGCAATTTTGGATAACCACGATACCCAACTAGCAGCAGTGGAAGAAGCGAAAGCCAAATTACTGGAATCTCGCGCTAACTTGGCTCAAGTCCGGGTTGGTTCTCCCAGGGATATCCAAGCGCAAACAGCTGTGATTGCCCGCTTACAGGCGCAGTTAGTTGGTGAAATGGGGGCGCAACAAGCAAGCATTACGCGTATTGCATCCCAATTAAGTGGGGAAAAGGTGGCGCAACAAGCACTAGTTAATCGTTTAGAAGCAGAACTTGTAGGCCAACAAGACTCTTTAAGAGCCACATTGAACCGCATTAGAGCCGAGCAGCGTAATGCTCAAGTAGATGCGGGACGCTATGATTTTCTCTACAGAGAAGGTGCTATTTCCCAGCAGGAGCGAGACAGAAGGCGACTGACTGCGACTACTGCTAATCAACAGGTAATTGAAAGTCAAGCCGCTTTGAGACAGGCTCTAGCCACTCTCAGACAGCAAGTTGCTGAAGCTAGAGCTAATCAGATGAAAACTCTAGCCAGTTTGCAACAGCAACTAATCGAAGCGAGAGTAACCCGCGATAAAACCATAACTACATTACAAAGACAAATTGACGAAGAAAAAGCCAGACTGAAAAGATTGGTGGAAGTTAGTCCTACTGATGTGCAGATGGCTCAAGCTCAAGTTAGTAATGCGATCGCCAACGTCAGAAGAGCCGAGGCCGAATTAAAATTAAGCTACATTCAAGCACCCTCGGCGGGAGAAATCTTAAAAATTTATAGCAAGTCAGGAGAAGCCATCACCGCCGACGGTATAGCCGAAATGGGAGAAACCGAGCAAATGATGATTATTGCTGAAGTTCCTGAAGATAGTATTGGTCGGGTACGAATAGGCCAAACTGTCACAGCCAACAGCGATAACGGAGCCTTTAGCGGTGAAATCAGAGGAACAGTGACCGAGATTGGCAGAAAAATTGGCAAAAAGGATGTCTTAAATACAGATCCAGCAGCTGATGTTGATGCCAGAGTTGTTGAAGTCAAAATTGCCTTATCACCGGAAGATAGTCAAAAAGTTTCTGGTTTAACCTACGCCAAGGTAGTGGTTGACATTAATAAATAA